The following proteins come from a genomic window of Corallococcus sp. NCRR:
- a CDS encoding YceI family protein — protein MATTTWNIDTTHTGIHFSVRHMVVAKVRGNFTKFSGTLTLDDANPAASAVSVSIEAASIHTGVEQRDNHLRSPDFFDVEKFPALTFQSTKVEPSGKHLKVTGQLTIRGISREVVLEAEQLGIAKDPWGNTKAAFEAKTSINRSDFGLTWNQALEAGGVLVGEKIEIALEVQAAQAQSGEKAA, from the coding sequence ATGGCCACCACCACCTGGAACATCGACACCACGCACACGGGCATCCACTTCAGCGTCCGCCACATGGTCGTGGCGAAGGTGCGCGGCAACTTCACGAAGTTCAGCGGCACCCTCACGCTGGACGACGCGAACCCGGCGGCGTCGGCGGTGTCCGTCTCCATCGAGGCGGCGAGCATCCACACCGGCGTCGAGCAGCGCGACAACCACCTGCGCTCGCCGGACTTCTTCGACGTGGAGAAGTTCCCGGCGCTCACCTTCCAGAGCACGAAGGTGGAGCCCTCCGGCAAGCACCTGAAGGTGACGGGGCAGCTCACCATCCGCGGCATCAGCCGCGAGGTCGTCCTGGAGGCCGAGCAGCTGGGCATCGCCAAGGACCCGTGGGGCAACACCAAGGCCGCGTTCGAGGCCAAGACGTCCATCAACCGCAGCGACTTCGGCCTGACGTGGAACCAGGCCCTGGAGGCGGGTGGCGTGCTCGTCGGCGAGAAGATCGAAATCGCCCTCGAGGTCCAGGCCGCCCAGGCGCAGTCGGGCGAGAAGGCGGCCTGA
- a CDS encoding LysR family transcriptional regulator, translating into MDLNELLVFARVVQAGSFTAAAKALRMPKSTVSRKVSELEERVGAQLLQRTTRTLHLTEVGRAYYAHCERIVAEAEAAELAVTRMQAGPQGLLRVTTPLSVHFLAPLVARFMEQYPDVQVELLCTDRAVDLMEEGFDLAVRAGKLPDSSLMARRLGDIEWLVVASPGYLQARGAPRTPADLAKHDCLFFGKAVQGNVWTLHAGGRSVDVKVSGRLVVNEPDMLRAVTTLGAGVALIPGQQCIEDLASGRLQRVLPDWSSTGAPVHAVYPPTRHHVPKVMAFVEVLREHWPQNPEALKRAKR; encoded by the coding sequence ATGGACCTCAACGAACTCCTCGTCTTCGCCCGGGTGGTCCAGGCGGGCAGCTTCACGGCGGCGGCGAAGGCGCTGCGCATGCCCAAGTCCACCGTGAGCCGGAAGGTGTCGGAGCTGGAGGAGCGCGTCGGAGCGCAGCTGCTCCAGCGCACCACGCGCACGCTGCACCTGACGGAGGTGGGCCGCGCGTACTACGCGCACTGCGAGCGCATCGTCGCGGAGGCCGAGGCCGCGGAGCTGGCGGTGACGCGCATGCAGGCGGGGCCCCAGGGCCTGCTGCGCGTGACGACGCCCCTGTCCGTGCACTTCCTGGCGCCCCTGGTGGCGCGCTTCATGGAGCAGTACCCGGACGTGCAGGTGGAGCTCTTGTGCACGGACCGCGCGGTGGACCTGATGGAGGAGGGCTTCGACCTGGCGGTGCGCGCCGGGAAGCTGCCGGACTCCTCGCTGATGGCGCGGCGGCTGGGGGACATCGAGTGGCTCGTGGTGGCTTCGCCCGGGTATCTCCAGGCGCGGGGCGCGCCGAGGACGCCGGCGGACCTGGCGAAGCACGACTGCCTCTTCTTCGGCAAGGCGGTGCAGGGCAACGTCTGGACGCTGCACGCGGGCGGGCGCTCCGTCGACGTGAAGGTCTCCGGGCGGCTGGTGGTGAACGAGCCGGACATGCTGCGCGCGGTGACGACGCTGGGCGCCGGGGTGGCGCTCATCCCGGGCCAGCAGTGCATCGAGGACCTGGCGTCCGGGCGGCTCCAGCGCGTGCTGCCGGACTGGAGCTCCACGGGCGCGCCGGTGCATGCCGTCTACCCGCCCACGCGCCACCATGTACCCAAGGTGATGGCCTTCGTGGAGGTGCTGCGCGAGCACTGGCCCCAGAACCCGGAAGCACTCAAGCGGGCGAAGCGCTGA
- a CDS encoding pirin family protein — translation MMNVRPSEARGHANHGWLDSHHTFSFASYFDPENMGFRALRVINEDRVQAGEGFDTHPHRDMEIITYPLSGAIAHRDSTGGQGLLRAGEVQRMTAGTGVMHSEMNGSNEDVHFLQIWIIPEKKGLKPEYEQKFFPEKDRQGRWRVVASPDARDGSLTVHQDVVLNSTLLSPGEKAEYTLAKGRHAWVQIARGTGTLNGVALKAGDGVAVSDESSLVLTASEPLEALLFDLA, via the coding sequence ATGATGAACGTTCGCCCTTCCGAAGCACGCGGTCACGCCAACCACGGCTGGCTGGATTCGCATCACACCTTCTCGTTCGCGAGCTACTTCGACCCGGAGAACATGGGCTTCCGCGCCCTGCGCGTCATCAACGAGGACCGCGTGCAGGCTGGCGAGGGCTTCGACACGCACCCGCACCGGGACATGGAGATCATCACCTACCCGCTGAGCGGCGCCATCGCGCACCGTGACAGCACGGGAGGCCAGGGGCTCCTGCGCGCCGGTGAGGTCCAGCGCATGACGGCCGGCACGGGCGTGATGCACAGTGAGATGAACGGCTCCAACGAGGACGTCCACTTCCTGCAGATCTGGATCATCCCGGAGAAGAAGGGCCTGAAGCCCGAGTATGAGCAGAAGTTCTTCCCGGAGAAGGACCGGCAGGGACGCTGGCGCGTGGTGGCCAGCCCCGACGCCCGGGACGGCAGCCTCACGGTGCACCAGGACGTGGTGCTCAACAGCACGCTGCTGAGCCCGGGGGAGAAGGCGGAGTACACGCTGGCCAAGGGGCGCCACGCCTGGGTGCAGATCGCCCGCGGCACGGGCACGCTCAACGGCGTGGCCCTGAAGGCCGGTGACGGAGTCGCCGTGTCCGACGAGTCGAGCCTCGTGCTCACCGCCTCCGAGCCGCTGGAGGCCCTGCTGTTCGACCTGGCCTGA
- a CDS encoding fibronectin type III domain-containing protein, translating into MKKITLARYRVLCFTGSFLLALACGPREDLPLDLEETGEVSQAALAAPTLLEAVPGNGQVTLKWTAGPMVTQGYQVRYRVGSGSWSYRSAGASTTYAVTGLTNGTKYEFVVRIKGSTGDTTSGYSNGLSATPIADECSGSSVRHITVTGAGSKDGLTAQTAGTLAHLNSFIQAVGPGGTVCIHGGTYGTGTTVSQGGALGAPVTIKGVAGRPVFQSTFQASTRAKTGPVAFTVKASNLVFHNLEFSHVGTCFSFKAATSVAHVTLSQFRAENVATCVDVERSSPTAFTDLTIRDAMILQFTRGGIFLASGTNQSLVEDVYIDMEPDQIGGQGSDYPAGIALYDTTNNVTLRRATVMNVTGMQTGYTQGDGIDGESSASDVVLEDSYFRGSEDGCVDTKVRNMLIRNTVAAECKRNFRLWQSVTSGPRVENVSSYQPRDGHFFMHSGTTTAKDIAVYSSNGAKLVAYDCSSSSPCTFNAQNIRGTLLDATKLNATGTVTGNTLVYGQAVTIPPVPNTTSFTP; encoded by the coding sequence ATGAAGAAAATCACCCTCGCCCGGTACCGTGTGCTGTGTTTCACCGGTTCCTTCCTGTTGGCCCTCGCCTGTGGGCCGCGGGAGGACCTGCCGCTGGACCTGGAGGAGACCGGTGAGGTCTCCCAGGCGGCCCTGGCCGCCCCGACGTTGCTCGAAGCCGTCCCTGGCAACGGGCAGGTGACGCTGAAGTGGACCGCGGGCCCTATGGTCACCCAGGGCTACCAGGTCCGCTACCGCGTGGGCTCCGGCTCCTGGAGCTACCGGAGCGCGGGGGCCTCCACGACCTATGCCGTCACCGGCCTCACCAACGGCACGAAGTACGAGTTTGTCGTGCGCATCAAGGGCTCCACGGGCGACACGACCTCCGGGTACTCGAATGGCCTGTCCGCCACGCCCATTGCGGACGAATGCTCCGGCTCCTCCGTCCGCCACATCACCGTGACGGGCGCGGGCTCCAAGGACGGCCTCACGGCTCAGACGGCGGGCACGCTCGCCCATCTCAATTCATTCATCCAGGCGGTGGGGCCCGGGGGCACGGTGTGCATCCACGGGGGCACCTATGGCACCGGCACCACCGTGTCCCAGGGCGGCGCGCTGGGCGCTCCCGTCACCATCAAGGGCGTGGCGGGGCGGCCCGTGTTCCAGTCCACCTTCCAGGCCTCCACTCGCGCGAAGACGGGGCCCGTGGCCTTCACCGTCAAGGCCAGCAACCTCGTGTTCCACAACCTGGAGTTCAGCCACGTGGGCACTTGCTTCAGCTTCAAGGCCGCGACGTCCGTGGCTCACGTCACGCTCAGCCAGTTCCGCGCGGAGAACGTGGCCACCTGCGTGGACGTGGAGCGCTCCAGTCCCACCGCCTTCACCGACCTCACCATCCGCGACGCGATGATCCTCCAGTTCACTCGCGGTGGCATCTTCCTCGCGTCCGGGACGAACCAGTCGCTCGTGGAGGATGTCTACATCGACATGGAGCCGGACCAGATTGGCGGGCAGGGGAGTGATTACCCCGCGGGCATCGCCCTCTACGACACCACCAACAACGTCACCCTGCGCCGGGCCACCGTGATGAACGTCACCGGCATGCAGACCGGCTACACGCAAGGGGACGGCATCGACGGGGAGAGCTCCGCCAGCGACGTCGTCCTGGAGGACAGCTACTTCCGCGGCAGCGAGGACGGCTGCGTCGACACCAAGGTGCGCAACATGCTCATCCGAAACACCGTCGCCGCCGAGTGCAAGCGCAACTTCCGCCTGTGGCAGTCCGTCACCTCGGGCCCTCGCGTCGAAAACGTGAGCAGCTACCAGCCTCGCGACGGCCACTTCTTCATGCACTCCGGCACCACGACGGCCAAGGACATCGCCGTGTACTCCAGCAACGGCGCGAAGCTCGTGGCCTATGACTGCTCGTCTTCATCCCCGTGCACGTTCAACGCGCAGAACATCCGGGGGACCCTGCTGGACGCGACGAAGCTCAACGCCACCGGCACCGTGACGGGCAACACGCTGGTGTACGGCCAGGCCGTCACCATCCCACCTGTGCCCAACACCACTTCGTTCACGCCGTAG
- a CDS encoding DUF2378 family protein: MAEQVVYRHTIEGLFRSIGRRLTPRLKEQLKQAGLDLDAPIPRNTPRLVFAEALRITARALYPDVDLDEGYRRLGAGLIQGVEQTLLGKALVAMWPIFGPERVVVRIQESFATVNNYLRTELETQGRAHHVLRVSECNGNPGYLRGIIEAGLAKAGAKNLRVEPFDFDGHACSYRIQWDP; the protein is encoded by the coding sequence ATGGCTGAGCAGGTTGTCTATCGTCACACGATTGAGGGGCTCTTTCGCTCCATTGGGCGGCGGCTCACTCCGCGGTTGAAGGAGCAGCTGAAGCAGGCCGGGCTGGACCTGGACGCTCCCATCCCTCGCAACACGCCCCGGCTCGTCTTCGCGGAGGCGCTTCGCATCACGGCGCGAGCGCTCTACCCGGACGTCGACCTGGACGAGGGCTACCGGCGCCTGGGCGCGGGGCTCATCCAGGGCGTGGAGCAGACGCTGCTCGGCAAGGCGCTCGTCGCCATGTGGCCCATCTTCGGACCGGAGCGCGTCGTCGTCCGCATCCAGGAGAGCTTCGCCACCGTGAACAACTACCTGCGGACCGAGCTCGAAACCCAGGGACGTGCGCACCACGTCCTCCGTGTGTCCGAGTGCAACGGGAACCCCGGCTACCTGCGCGGCATCATCGAGGCCGGCCTGGCCAAGGCCGGTGCGAAGAACCTCCGGGTGGAACCGTTCGACTTCGACGGCCACGCCTGCTCCTACCGCATCCAGTGGGACCCTTGA
- a CDS encoding DUF2378 family protein yields MEEEIVYRHTVEGVFRSIGDRLTPELRTKLKDVGLDLDAQAPHHTSRSIFAEALRVTVEHLYPQLDVGEGYRRLGVGIIQGMEQTVLGKSLVSMWPIFGPERVVVRIQESFSTVNNYMRSELLTQGPGHHIIRVNECNGNPGYLRGLIEAGLAKAGAKNLRVEPFDFDGHACSYRIRWGG; encoded by the coding sequence GTGGAAGAAGAGATCGTCTATCGCCACACCGTGGAAGGCGTGTTCCGCTCCATTGGTGACCGGCTCACTCCAGAGCTCCGGACCAAGCTGAAGGACGTGGGCCTGGACCTGGATGCTCAGGCTCCGCACCACACCTCCCGGTCCATCTTCGCGGAGGCCCTTCGCGTCACCGTCGAGCACCTGTATCCGCAGCTCGATGTGGGCGAGGGCTACCGGCGCCTGGGCGTTGGCATCATCCAGGGGATGGAGCAGACCGTGCTCGGCAAGTCGCTCGTGTCCATGTGGCCCATCTTCGGGCCCGAGCGCGTCGTCGTCCGCATCCAGGAGAGCTTCTCCACCGTCAACAACTACATGCGGTCGGAGCTGCTCACCCAGGGCCCCGGGCACCACATCATCCGCGTCAACGAGTGCAACGGGAACCCGGGCTACCTTCGCGGTCTCATCGAAGCGGGGCTGGCCAAGGCCGGCGCCAAGAACCTTCGCGTCGAGCCCTTCGACTTCGATGGCCACGCCTGCTCCTACCGCATCCGGTGGGGTGGCTGA
- a CDS encoding immunity 52 family protein, translated as MNEKYYLGAYWPGRVEPVESYARRAEAFFRLLAPAEPTFNRWFEKAGSRADALKHPLVPNEESLLKLFSTKYRRDQVGVSFSAWNGEPDGASTGVRLACGSTSQLLGDLCVMELPTGGEVRARVLTASVLSQTLRAAALAWDPEWGIATSTAHRDRVSEFAVPGTFVGWVTYLSRRVGTVPLLPSPVHIERVEDKGTLIVMCPERFTVSNPEHIVLAEQVHDELNRAGLLKPIQPQG; from the coding sequence ATGAACGAGAAATATTACCTGGGAGCGTACTGGCCGGGACGGGTTGAGCCAGTCGAGTCATACGCTCGACGTGCCGAGGCCTTCTTCCGTCTCCTGGCGCCCGCCGAACCTACGTTCAACCGATGGTTCGAGAAAGCCGGGTCTCGTGCTGATGCGCTCAAACACCCACTTGTGCCGAATGAAGAGTCGCTTCTCAAGCTCTTCAGCACGAAGTACCGGCGTGATCAGGTCGGGGTGTCTTTCTCTGCATGGAACGGTGAGCCCGATGGCGCAAGCACTGGCGTCAGGCTCGCATGCGGCTCCACCTCGCAGCTCCTGGGGGACCTCTGCGTGATGGAGCTTCCGACAGGAGGTGAAGTGAGAGCGCGTGTCCTGACCGCTTCTGTCCTTTCACAGACGCTTCGCGCAGCGGCTTTGGCTTGGGACCCTGAATGGGGGATTGCCACGTCAACGGCTCATCGAGACAGGGTGTCGGAGTTCGCGGTGCCAGGCACGTTCGTAGGCTGGGTCACGTACCTGTCGCGCCGTGTGGGTACAGTACCCCTGCTGCCCTCTCCGGTGCATATCGAACGGGTCGAGGACAAGGGGACGCTCATCGTCATGTGTCCCGAGCGATTCACGGTAAGCAACCCGGAGCACATCGTGCTCGCCGAGCAGGTGCATGACGAGCTGAACCGGGCGGGCCTGTTGAAGCCGATCCAACCCCAAGGGTAG
- a CDS encoding protein kinase, giving the protein MVLVKVVGVPKLMDLPRLKRARTMLEEQGRLATYLEYPAILRVHGLRTADRGSYVITDHPSGHGICNLLSSAGECVRRFSPLFTLHVGTRVAEALEHAHEANDEEGGPLHIVHRALDMEHLFVNWNGKVQVSDFGLALSGRLGRVSSTVRWPQRRVLFLAGNAPDGARGGTLGPLRTRSRTVLLGFKSNPNPPEQGTCSRKTRGSLSF; this is encoded by the coding sequence ATGGTACTGGTCAAGGTGGTTGGCGTTCCGAAGCTGATGGATCTGCCTCGCTTGAAGCGTGCGCGGACTATGCTGGAAGAGCAGGGGCGCCTCGCGACATACCTCGAATACCCGGCCATTCTTCGCGTTCACGGGCTGCGCACGGCGGATAGGGGCTCGTACGTCATTACCGACCATCCGTCAGGGCACGGCATCTGCAACCTGCTGTCGAGCGCCGGAGAGTGCGTCCGCCGCTTCTCGCCTCTCTTTACCCTCCATGTCGGGACTCGCGTCGCCGAGGCCTTGGAGCACGCCCATGAAGCGAACGACGAAGAGGGGGGCCCTCTCCACATCGTTCACCGGGCGCTCGACATGGAGCACCTCTTTGTGAACTGGAACGGCAAGGTGCAGGTCTCCGACTTCGGGCTCGCCCTGTCCGGCCGACTTGGCCGCGTTTCGTCCACAGTCCGTTGGCCACAGAGACGCGTTCTATTCCTCGCCGGAAATGCTCCCGACGGGGCGCGTGGAGGCACGCTTGGACCTCTTCGCACAAGGTCAAGAACCGTCCTGCTCGGGTTCAAATCCAACCCTAATCCGCCCGAACAAGGGACTTGCAGTCGAAAGACTCGGGGCTCTTTATCATTTTAG
- a CDS encoding serine/threonine protein kinase, whose translation MSATLLNLPPGSLIDGWQVAKPLGAGGFARVYLGEKNGRHRAIKVAQHREASGDLKQTHARTLRELTALLMLDHSNIVRPQGYGLAESGNLYLALDYVDGWTLAEWSERKHPTVREVLGVFEKLAGALAYMHGRGILHRDLKLSNVLIRKSDGEPVIIDFSCATYAHAEDLTDGGLPPGTDRYRAPEQFRFLREHKNEHRAHYAFQVADEVFAIGVMLHELLTDPRPTEFRPRFDFGIAAMPPHSPRLANARIPEAVSDLIESMLNLDPKRRPVDTEALRRELAELRADPSSEYDVPGHPPSEQRHGVPTPAALAMPSTPQTLKRHVARVERPRGLGRWVAALTGIVALVAISLLWRLSGDLPGTPVESRGTTDSRPLATLRSTPPKTVPPAMSTSGPSPVTAPGPAIADAPKEGSTVKTPHPETPTPGRTSRMPKKAVAAAECASLSLVAALAAGCPGAQIRPETFTCPDRAFEAMTEQLHWKQYDNFTVQMDDRQPAEVVWFSAGAEVVGVVPKGINDDRQEAVAPVGTRFYGKAYYLSSKMGRSDGPALVVRYDRVKLPGQGEYPICFVVEAKAAAFKDGKVKAYNRAGGFVVYRWP comes from the coding sequence ATGAGTGCGACGCTGCTCAACCTTCCTCCAGGCTCGTTGATTGATGGGTGGCAGGTGGCCAAACCCCTTGGAGCAGGGGGCTTCGCCCGCGTCTATCTGGGGGAAAAGAACGGTCGCCACCGTGCCATCAAAGTGGCCCAGCACCGGGAGGCCAGCGGTGACCTCAAGCAGACCCATGCCCGGACGCTGCGGGAGTTGACGGCACTGCTCATGCTGGATCATTCCAACATCGTCCGACCGCAAGGGTATGGCCTCGCCGAGAGTGGCAACCTCTACCTCGCGCTCGACTATGTGGACGGCTGGACGCTCGCGGAGTGGTCGGAGCGCAAGCACCCAACCGTTCGTGAAGTCCTCGGAGTCTTCGAGAAGCTCGCAGGTGCGCTGGCGTACATGCATGGCCGGGGCATCCTGCATCGAGACCTGAAGCTGTCCAACGTGCTCATCCGCAAGAGTGACGGCGAGCCCGTCATCATCGACTTCAGTTGTGCGACCTACGCGCACGCTGAAGATCTGACGGACGGAGGTTTGCCGCCGGGAACTGATCGCTACCGCGCACCCGAACAGTTCAGGTTTCTTCGGGAGCACAAGAACGAGCATCGGGCTCACTATGCCTTCCAGGTCGCCGATGAAGTCTTCGCGATCGGAGTCATGCTTCATGAACTGCTGACGGACCCGCGACCGACGGAGTTTCGTCCGCGCTTCGATTTCGGCATCGCGGCCATGCCCCCGCATTCACCCCGTCTGGCGAATGCGCGGATTCCAGAGGCCGTGAGCGATCTCATTGAGAGCATGCTGAACCTGGACCCCAAGCGACGCCCGGTCGACACCGAAGCGCTGCGCCGCGAGCTTGCGGAACTCCGGGCTGATCCTTCCTCTGAATACGACGTGCCGGGGCATCCGCCATCCGAACAGCGTCACGGCGTGCCGACGCCTGCTGCATTGGCAATGCCCTCCACTCCCCAGACACTCAAGCGGCATGTCGCCCGCGTCGAACGCCCGCGGGGCCTGGGCCGCTGGGTGGCGGCCCTCACCGGCATCGTCGCGCTGGTCGCTATCTCGCTCCTCTGGCGTTTGTCTGGGGATTTGCCCGGGACCCCTGTCGAGTCACGTGGCACCACGGATTCACGTCCTCTCGCCACGCTTCGTTCCACACCGCCCAAGACAGTACCTCCTGCTATGTCCACCTCTGGCCCATCGCCCGTGACAGCCCCGGGGCCAGCCATCGCTGACGCTCCGAAGGAAGGTTCCACCGTGAAGACGCCGCACCCTGAAACGCCGACACCTGGACGCACATCTCGCATGCCGAAGAAGGCCGTTGCCGCCGCGGAGTGTGCATCGTTGTCGCTCGTCGCCGCGCTTGCGGCAGGATGCCCGGGGGCCCAGATCCGGCCCGAGACCTTCACCTGCCCGGATAGGGCATTTGAAGCCATGACGGAGCAGCTCCACTGGAAACAGTACGACAACTTCACCGTCCAGATGGACGACCGCCAACCGGCGGAAGTGGTGTGGTTCTCCGCTGGCGCGGAGGTGGTGGGGGTGGTTCCGAAAGGTATCAACGATGACCGGCAAGAGGCGGTCGCCCCAGTTGGAACGCGCTTCTACGGCAAGGCCTATTACCTCTCAAGCAAGATGGGGCGTTCGGATGGGCCGGCACTCGTCGTCCGGTATGACCGCGTGAAGCTTCCCGGCCAGGGCGAGTACCCCATTTGCTTCGTGGTAGAGGCGAAGGCTGCGGCGTTCAAGGACGGCAAGGTGAAGGCGTACAACCGGGCTGGCGGATTTGTCGTGTACCGCTGGCCCTGA
- a CDS encoding DUF2381 family protein yields MLQPFRLALSLALTLAWGTAAQAQLATRARVGRERSVSIAGTSADPLPVVRIAQDTLTLLFFPSPIQKKTLTFDESRIRVLDAGERSVIVQPVVNLGEGERQEIGVFFTDGRAPARAAFVLVTDVAEVDSRIDVQRPESPNAVCQPTQASIPKPEDFVLLGFVDKAGVTTSSKQGEPITVQGLALESLVAFRGTGWILADMKIENRPGHPAWTPQTATYVGRVGVPPLRARLVMKKPEPIPPGENGRVLAIVEVPEAQSDLVFTLEVLGDGGRRLTIPGVRFPQPVAGDAQ; encoded by the coding sequence TTGCTCCAACCCTTCAGATTGGCTCTCTCCCTGGCGCTCACACTGGCTTGGGGCACTGCCGCGCAGGCCCAATTGGCCACGAGGGCGCGCGTTGGGCGTGAACGCTCCGTGAGCATCGCAGGTACGTCTGCGGATCCACTGCCCGTCGTCCGGATTGCGCAGGACACCCTGACGCTGCTGTTCTTTCCCTCGCCGATCCAGAAGAAGACGCTGACCTTCGACGAGTCGCGGATCCGCGTCCTGGATGCCGGCGAGCGCTCCGTCATCGTTCAGCCCGTGGTCAATCTTGGAGAGGGCGAGCGTCAGGAAATCGGGGTTTTCTTCACTGACGGTCGCGCGCCCGCGCGAGCCGCCTTTGTCCTCGTGACCGACGTGGCCGAGGTGGACTCCCGAATCGACGTGCAGCGCCCGGAGTCGCCCAACGCGGTCTGCCAGCCAACCCAGGCTTCGATTCCAAAGCCGGAAGACTTCGTGTTGCTTGGCTTCGTGGACAAGGCAGGTGTCACAACATCAAGCAAGCAAGGCGAGCCCATCACTGTGCAGGGGCTTGCATTGGAATCGCTCGTCGCCTTTCGGGGCACGGGTTGGATTCTGGCGGATATGAAGATCGAGAACCGACCTGGTCACCCCGCCTGGACACCCCAAACGGCGACGTACGTGGGGCGGGTGGGCGTACCACCCCTGCGGGCGCGGCTCGTGATGAAGAAGCCTGAGCCTATTCCTCCGGGGGAAAATGGACGCGTGCTCGCGATCGTGGAGGTGCCGGAGGCGCAATCGGACCTCGTCTTCACTCTGGAGGTGCTCGGGGATGGTGGACGCCGTCTCACGATTCCCGGTGTGCGCTTCCCTCAGCCCGTCGCAGGAGATGCCCAATGA
- the secG gene encoding preprotein translocase subunit SecG: MLTFFTIVHVLLCVFMIFVILLQPGKDAGMGSALGGGAATSAFGGRGAVTFLSKLTGVCAGLFFLTSLGLSFVGLRGSVAAGSVAAPPAKTAPATPGATTPAPAAPGAVEQERSATPPAEGQQAPAPTTPAQ, translated from the coding sequence ATGCTGACTTTCTTCACGATCGTGCACGTCCTGCTCTGCGTGTTCATGATCTTCGTCATCTTGCTGCAGCCGGGGAAGGACGCCGGCATGGGTTCCGCCCTCGGTGGCGGCGCCGCGACGAGCGCCTTCGGTGGCCGCGGCGCGGTGACCTTCTTGAGCAAGCTGACGGGCGTCTGCGCCGGCTTGTTCTTCCTGACCTCGCTGGGCCTGTCCTTCGTGGGCCTGCGCGGTTCGGTGGCCGCGGGTTCGGTGGCGGCGCCTCCGGCGAAGACGGCCCCGGCGACCCCGGGAGCCACGACGCCGGCCCCTGCTGCACCGGGAGCGGTGGAGCAGGAGCGTTCCGCGACGCCGCCGGCGGAGGGCCAGCAGGCTCCCGCGCCGACGACGCCTGCGCAGTAG